Part of the Bacillota bacterium genome is shown below.
GTGCCAACATGGACTACTTGACCTTTGCTGTCCTTGGCAAAGCCCTGGATCCACTTAATATGGTGCTCTACGGTATTAGGATGGGGAGTCTCAGCCCCTACTTGAACAGTGATCTCGAAAAACTCGTTGGCCTTTACCTTATCAGGGGCCGTGATTTCAGGAACGTGCTTTTCCTTACCTTCGTTTTCAGCGGTTTGGAATACACTGCCGAATCTATCCACCATGTGACGTCACCTCGTTGATGATATTCCCGATTACCGGGTTTGGCTTCTCGGCCGGTCTGTTACTTTATTCCCCAAAGATCCCCTTGCCTAAACATCAAACTGCAAAAGTCTTCCAGCCAAGGCAGGCGGGCAGCCAGCCTTTCATCCAGGAAAGGGGAGATCAGTGGGGAAATGAACATTAGACTTTAACGAGGAGGGATAGCGGTGAAGCGCTCGGAGATCAATAGTATCCTGCAGGCAGCCGTCGAGTTCTTGGACCGAATGAACTGGAAGTTACCCCCCTTTGCCTATTGGCGTCCCTGGGAGTGGGAGGACAAGGGTCCAGAATACGACGAAATCCGGGACAATATGCTTGGGTGGGATATCACGGACTTTGGCTCCGGATGTTTTACCCAAACTGGACTGGTCTTGTTTACCCTGCGAAACGGCAGTCTGACCGATGATCGGTACCCTAAGTCCTATGCAGAGAAAATCCTCATTGTTCAGCCCTACCAGGTTACTCCCTGTCACTTCCATTGGCACAAAAGGGAGGATATCATCAATCGGGGCGGTGGTGACCTTCTAATCGAGGTCTATAACTCCACTCCGGAAGGAGAGCTGGACAACACTCCGGTGATCCTTGCCCTTGATGGACGCAGGAGGCAAGTGCCGGCCGGCACCATCCTGCGAATTCGCCCCGGGGAGAGTGTTACCCTCACCCCTGGCTTGTACCATCGCTTCTGGGGCGAACCCACCAGGGGACCGGTGCTGTTGGGTGAGGTTTCCCAGGTGAATGACGACAACACTGACAATCGATTCTTGGAGCCCATGGGACGTTTTCCGGACATCGAAGAGGATGAGTCACCTTTGTATTTGTTGTGTAATGAATATCCTCGGGCAAAGGTGTAACCTAATGGTCTGTACTGCCATAGGCCAAACAGTGCCTTCTCCCTTGCCTGGAATGGCAGGTTTTAATAGAGGGCAGATGAGAAGATGGAAGTAGAAGAAGGAGATATGAACTTCAGTAACAGGAGGAGAAGGGATTGCATCAGCGCTTACATGTTGTCTATACAGATAATCCCAGTCTGGAACTGCTTGGTCCGGTCTTAGATCAGATTCAGCTGCCGGAGCGTGATGCCAAGATCGCCCTGAAGCCGAATCTCGTTGTTGCCAAACCCTCGGAGTCGGGAGCCACCACCGATCCTCGGTTGGTTGAGACTGTGATTCAGTACCTACAGAATAAGGGCTACACCAATATTAGTATTATGGAAGGTTCCTGGGTAGGAGATAGTACAAAACGAGCCTTCAAGGTCTGTGGTTATGAGGAGATCAGCCGCAAGTATAAGGTTCCCCTGATCGACCTAAAGCAGGACGCTAGGGTATCGGTGGAGGTCGAAGGGACCACCCTGGAGGTTTGTGCCAGCCTGTGGCAGGCAGACTACCTGATTAATATGCCTGTTCTCAAGGCACACTGTCAGACCAAGGTCACCTGTGCCTTGAAGAACCTGAAGGGCTGTATCCCCGACAGCGAGAAGCGGCGCTTTCACAGCATGGGACTACACAGACCCATAGCCCTACTGAACAAGGTTCTGAAAAGCAATTTGGTAATTGTCGATGGTATTATCGGGGATTTGACCTTTGAGGAGGGTGGGACCCCAGTATATATGGGCCGAGTGATCATCGGAGAAGATCCCGTGGCCATTGATGCCTATGCCGCGGAGTTACTGGGTTATCATCCCCATGATATTCATCATTTGCAAATTGCCGAGGAGTTGGGAGTCGGCACCGCCGACAGCGCAAGGCTTGAGATAGTCGAACATAACCAAGCAGAAAAGTCTAGGGTGGAGGAGCTGACCGCTCAGCGGGTAGTGGATCGCTACGCCGGCTACATCGATGAAAGGGAAGCCTGTTCTGCCTGCTTTGGTTCCTTGATTCACGCCTTGTATCGCTACGAAGAAAGGCATGGTCGCTTGCCTCGGAACCTGCAGATTGCTATTGGACAAGGTTTTAAGGAATCTAGTCCCTCGGGATACACCCTGGGAATCGGCAAGTGTACCTCAGGAGTGGCCGATGCTGTCCCGGGATGCCCCCCAGCGGCTGCCAGGATCTTGCAGCGGTTAGAAGAGCTAGCATAGCCAACCAGCAGGAGCGAGCACGGTGGCAAAACCGGCTCGCTCCTTGGCTTATGTGTTGCCCGATGTAATAGAGTAAGGAATGGGGTGTTTAACCTACTTGGAAGGAAATCTTCTTCTCTGGGCCAGAGGTGCCGTCCTCGGCCTTACCGTAGACAGCTATTTCGTATCTTCCAGGAGGTGCTTCGTAGGGAATTGTGCCGGTGTACTCGAAGGTGTCATCGGCCTTCTTGCGCAAGGCAATGAAATAACCATACATTCTCACGGTGGCAAAGGCTTTGACCACCGGCTCACTGGCATTGGAAAACTTGGCAGTCAGTGTGATGGTTCCGCCCGGTGGTCCCGAAGTTGGACGGATTTCCGTCGACAGGTCATAGGTAAAAGCCATGCTCTCGCCTCCTATAGAAAGTTTTCTTAATATTAAGATTCAAAGAAGAAGGTAAAAATCCTGTAAAATAGGTCAATGTCTTCCAGCCCACAGTCCTCCGGTGAATCCCGCTGAGAATATCCCCTTCCACACGGGGCATATGGTGTAACAAGTTATCATGCAAAGCAGGGAGGCAGGATGATGGCTTATTTTCTCAGCTGTCCCGTCCCAAGGGGAGGACATCGATTAC
Proteins encoded:
- a CDS encoding Neelaredoxin is translated as MVDRFGSVFQTAENEGKEKHVPEITAPDKVKANEFFEITVQVGAETPHPNTVEHHIKWIQGFAKDSKGQVVHVGT
- a CDS encoding D-lyxose/D-mannose family sugar isomerase, which encodes MKRSEINSILQAAVEFLDRMNWKLPPFAYWRPWEWEDKGPEYDEIRDNMLGWDITDFGSGCFTQTGLVLFTLRNGSLTDDRYPKSYAEKILIVQPYQVTPCHFHWHKREDIINRGGGDLLIEVYNSTPEGELDNTPVILALDGRRRQVPAGTILRIRPGESVTLTPGLYHRFWGEPTRGPVLLGEVSQVNDDNTDNRFLEPMGRFPDIEEDESPLYLLCNEYPRAKV
- a CDS encoding DUF362 domain-containing protein: MHQRLHVVYTDNPSLELLGPVLDQIQLPERDAKIALKPNLVVAKPSESGATTDPRLVETVIQYLQNKGYTNISIMEGSWVGDSTKRAFKVCGYEEISRKYKVPLIDLKQDARVSVEVEGTTLEVCASLWQADYLINMPVLKAHCQTKVTCALKNLKGCIPDSEKRRFHSMGLHRPIALLNKVLKSNLVIVDGIIGDLTFEEGGTPVYMGRVIIGEDPVAIDAYAAELLGYHPHDIHHLQIAEELGVGTADSARLEIVEHNQAEKSRVEELTAQRVVDRYAGYIDEREACSACFGSLIHALYRYEERHGRLPRNLQIAIGQGFKESSPSGYTLGIGKCTSGVADAVPGCPPAAARILQRLEELA